TACGCGGCGACGCCATTCCTTCCTCTGGCAGGACTGGTGTGTGCAGGCCATGCAGGAAGGGCTTGGAGATAATTTCACCGGCACTTCGAACTGCCTGATTGCCATGCGCCGTGAAATGGAAGCCATCGGCACCAATGCCCATGAGCTGCCCATGGTCTATTCTGCGCTCGCTGAAAATGACGAAGATCTGGCCTATGCGCCCTATCGGGTTCTGGAAGACTGGCAGCGCGAACATGATGGCAACCTGCGCATTATCCTGCCCGATACCTATGGCACCAAAGGATTTCTGGAGCGCGCGCCAGACTGGCTCACCGGCTGGACCGGCATTCGCGTGGACAGTGGGCGCCCGGAAGAAGCTGCCGAAACCGCCATTCAGTGGTGGAAAGACCGCGGGGAAGATCCTCGCAAGAAACTGATCATTTTTTCAGATGGTCTGGACGTGGATCAGATTGGCGAGCTTTACAGCAAATTCCATGATCGCGTTCGGGTTTCCTTCGGCTGGGGCACACTTCTGACCAATGATTTCAGGGGGTTGGTTCCTGAAGACGCGCTTTCACCATTTTCGCTCGTGTGCAAGGCTGTTTCCGCCAATGGTCATCCGACCGTGAAGCTCTCGGACAATCCGAACAAGGCAATGGGGCCAACAGACGAGATCGCCCGCTACAAGCGCGTGTTCAAGGTCGGTGAGCAGGAAGCTATGGACGTTATTGTCTGAATTGCCTGATTTTTAAAACCGTATTTTAGTGAGAATTTATAGATGGCCAGCAAGAAAAGCTCGAAAGTCCGTGTTCAGGAAGCGATTGATGCCCTTGGTATAGACAGCCAGGTGGTCACCATGCCCGACACCACAAGAACCGCTGAAGACGCAGCGGCAGCCTGCGGCTGCGCCGTGGCCCAGATCGTCAAGAGCCTCATTTTCGAACGTCACGACAACCAACAGCTGGTGCTTTTGCTCATAGCGGGCAACAACAGGGCTGATATGGACCTTGCGGCAAAGGTGATCGGCTCCACGCTGGATCGGGCAGACCCGAAGAAAGTGCGTTCTGAAACCGGCTTTGCGATCGGCGGCGTTGCTCCCATCGGACATCTTTGCGAAATGGAAGTCTATATGGATCCTGACTTGCTGACCTTCGAGACGGTTTGGGCGGCAGCGGGTGCTCCGAATGCTGTTTTCAAGGTTGCTCCGGATGAGCTCAAACAGGCGACCGGTGCCAAGCTCCTCAGCGAAGCGTAAACAGGCTTTTTCCCGGCATCATTACGAATAATTCATCCGAATTGGCAAAGACTGCCACAATCCGGTCCAATTGCTTTTGAACTATTCGATCATTTGTTGCAATCTTTTGTTTTTGCGGGTGTTTGCCTGAAATTGCGGCTATTCCACCATAGCCAGCTTTGCTATGGTGCCCCTCAAGCATTATTGCAACCGAACAAAGACATGTCTTCAGAGCGTTACCCATCGCGATAAGGTGTCACGGTTTCTGAAAGAAATGCCAGAGGAGAAAAAGTGTGTCTCAAATTTTGCCTAGTCGTGGCCTTTGCGTCCTTCGAGCCGGGTTTCTTTCCCTTGCGCTTTTATCTAGCGGTGCGCTCAATCTGATCGACGGAGACGGAACGGCGAATGCGGTGGAATTCGAGACATGGGTTCACGGCTCCTCCCTGATGGGGGCACCGAAATATAGCGAAGACTTCTCTCATTTCGACTATGTGAACCCAGATGCTCCGAAGGGCGGGACGGCGCGTCTTGGAGTCACAGGCAGCTATGACAGTTTCAACCCGATATTGACCAAGGGTGAGGCTGCATCCGGTCTGGGGCTGATTTATGAAACCCTGTTCCATCCGTCCTATGATGAGGTGTCCTCCAGCTACGGCCTGCTGGCTGAAGCGATGTATGTGGGGCAAGATTTCTCCTTTGTAAAATTCCGTCTGCGCGAGAATGCTCGCTGGCATGACGGTACACCGGTGACGCCGGAAGATGTTATCTGGTCATTTGAAAAATCGATTGAGGTCAATCCTCAGCGCAAATTCTATTATTCTCACGTAAAATCGGCTGAAATAACCGGAGAGCGCGAAGTTACCTTTACATTCGATCAAAAAGACAACCGCGAACTTCCCTTTATCGTCGGCGAACTGATGATCCTGCCCAAGCATTGGTGGGAAGGCACAGATGCCGATGGCAACAAGCGAGACATTGGCCATGCAACGCTTGAGCCGCCTCTGGGCTCCGGTCCCTATGAAATCAAGTCTTTCTCCGCAGGCAAATATGTCGAATATGGTCGCGCCGATAATTATTGGGGCAAGGATCTCAACATCAACATCGGGTCGAATAATTTCGACACGGTTCGCTATGAGTTTTTCCGCGACGACACAGTGATGTTTGAGGCTTTCAAATCCGGTGCTTATGATTTCAGGGTTGAAGCAGTCGCCAAGACATGGGCAACAGGCTATGACTTCCCGGCAGTGAAAGACGGCAAAGTCAAGATGGACGTCGTGCCGGACCATTCATCAGGTGTGATGCTGGGCTTCATTCCCAACCTCAGACGGGAAAAATTCCAAGATCCGAGAGTGCGCGAGGCGCTCAATTATGTCTTCAACTTCGAGGAAATGAACAGAGCGCTCTTTTACGATCAGTATAGCCGGGTAAACAGCTATTATTACGGCACCGAGCTTGCCTCTTCTGGGCAGGCAAAGGGCAAGGTTCTGGAGCTGCTGGAGCCTCTGCGCGATCAGATACCGGCCTCGGCCTTTGGCACTTACGAGAATCCCAAAGTGGAAAGCCGGGAAGATCTGCGCGATAATCTGAAGAAGGCCCTCGAACTGTTCAAGCAAGCCGGCTGGGAGCCCAAAACCGAAGTGGACGAGGCAAAGCGCGACGATGGCTTCTTCCATAAAATCATGGTCATGGTAGGGCTAGCCAGCGATCCGACCAAGATCGTCATGCGCAATGACAGGGGCGAAGCTTTCGAGATCGAGTATCTGCTCAACGGTGGCGCATTCGAGCGCGTAGCCTTGCGCCTGCAAGCCTCGCTGGAACGCGTGGGCATCAAGCTGATCCCGCGTGTTGTCGACAGTGCCCAATATGTCAACCGCGTGCGGAACCGCGACTATGACATGGTTTATCTGGGCTGGGGCCAGAGCCTTTCACCAGGCAACGAACAGCGCGAATTTTTTGGCTCTGCATCGGCTGATCGGGATGGCTCGGCCAACTATGCAGGCATAAAGAACCCTGCGGTTGATGCTCTTATCGAAAAAGTCATTTACGCCAAGGATCGGGACGATCTGATTGCTGCCGGTAAGGCTCTGGATCGGGTTTTGCTCTCCAATTATTACGTCATCCCAGGCTGGACGATGCCAGCAACCCGCATTGCCTATTGGAACAAATTCGGTCATCCAAACCCGCTGCCGATGATAACGATCGGCTTCCCCACGATCTGGTGGTCCGCAGAGGGCGCTCAATAGAGCCCATCATCTGCGGGAGGGAGAATGGGCCTGCGGAGCGTATTTGCTGGAGGAGATAGGAACAGCACAATAAGGGCTGTGCATGGCTCAAAAGGAAGAAGGATGGTGGACAGGAGGCACTCTCTTTCCTCATTTTGAGCAATTCGGTAACCAAATTCTGATTTATGGTTACTAAAGGGTTATGGCTTCATTGGCACCCTTCACGTCTGCCAGAGCCGCAACAGATATAGCCAGACACAGAACAATCGAACCGGCATGCGCATTTGCAAAAACCGGTCCAGCAGATGGAGAGACTTTTTGGGCGCTTATATTCTGCGACGTCTCCTCTTGATCATTCCGACACTGGTCGGGATCATGGCGATCAATTTCGCGGTCATTCAGTTTGCACCCGGCGGACCTGTCGAGCGTGTTATCGCTCAGGTTACCGGCACGGATGTTTCGGCCACAGCGCGTATCTCCGGCGGCGGCAGCGATTTTGCCGGAACAGGGGCTGGTGCGAGCGGTGGCGGCGCTGATGTAACCTCCAAATATCGCGGTGCCCAAGGGCTCGATCCGGAATTTATCAAGGATCTGGAAAAGCAGTTCGGCTTTGACAAGCCTCCCCTTGAGCGCTTCCTTGGCATGCTCGGCAACTATGCTACCTTCGATTTCGGCAACAGCTATTTCCGCGATATCGGGGTGCTGCAGCTGATCAAGGAGAAGATGCCGGTTTCCATCTCGCTTGGCCTCTGGATGACGCTAATCTCCTATATGATCTCCATTCCCCTTGGAATCCGCAAGGCGGTATCCGACGGCTCCCGCTTTGACGTCTGGACCAGCGCGGTCATCATCGTTGGCTATGCCATTCCGGGCTTCCTGTTTGCGGTTTTGCTGATCGTGCTCTTTGCTGGCGGTTCCTTCTTCGACCTGTTCCCCTTGCGCGGTCTGGTATCAGACAATTTCGCCGATCTCAGCTGGTGGGAAAAGATCCTCGACTATTTCTGGCATCTGGTTCTGCCACTCACGGCCTTGTCCCTCTCGGCCTTTGCCACAACGACGCTTTTGACCAAGAACTCTTTTCTGGACGAAATACGCAAGCAATATGTGGTCACGGCACGCGCCAAGGGCCTTACGGAACGGCAAGTGCTCTATGGCCACGTTTTCCGCAACGCCATGCTGATTGTTATCGCAGGATTTCCGGGAGCTTTCATCGGGGCCTTCTTTGGCGGATCGCTGCTGATCGAAACGATCTTCTCGCTTGACGGGCTGGGGCTTTTGTCCTTCGAAAGTGTGATCAACCGTGATTATGCCGTGGTCTTCGCCACGCTATATATCTTCTCTCTGATGGGGCTGCTCATCAGCCTTGTTTCCGATATCACCTACATGCTCATTGATCCCCGGATCGATTTCGAGAGCCGGGAGGTGTGAGGATGAGCAATAAAGACATGACCAAGCCAGCCAAACCCCGTTTCTATGATCGTCTTACGCCGCTCAACCAGCGACGCCTCAAGAGCTTCAAGGCCAACCGGCGCGGCTATATTTCGCTCTGGCTGTTTCTGGCGCTTTTCATCGTTACGCTGTTTGCCGAACTGATCGCCAATGACAAGCCTTTGCTGGTTTCCTATAAGGGCGAAATCCTCTCGCCGCTACTCACCGACTATCCGGAAACAAAATTCGGTGGATTCCTGCCGGTAACCGACTATCGCGACCCGTTCATTCAGGACGAGATCGACGCGAACGGCTGGATCCTTTGGGCTCCGATCCGCTACAGCTACAAAACGGTGAACATGGATCTTCCGGTGCCAGCCCCTGCTCCACCAAGCTGGATGCTGGACAAGGAAGTGCGCTGTGCTCCTTTTGACAATGGGGTCAACGACCGCAACTGCACCATTGGCAACTGGAACTGGATCGGCACCGACGATCAGGGTCGCGACGTGTTGGCACGGCTCATCTATGGCTTCCGCATATCGGTGCTATTCGGGCTGACGCTGACCTTCTTCTCCTCGATCATCGGGGTGACGGCCGGTGCCGTGCAGGGCTATTTCGGCGGCCTCACCGACCTGGTGTTCCAGCGTTTTATCGAAATCTGGACCTCGGTGCCGCAGCTTTATCTCTTGCTGATCATCGCAGCCATCATCACGCCAAGCTTCTGGATCTTGCTGTCGATCCTGCTGCTGTTCAGCTGGGTGGCACTGGTGGGTGTGGTGCGGGCGGAATTCCTTCGTGCCCGCAATTTCGAATATGTTTCGGCGGCGCGGGCTCTTGGGGTTTCAAACCGGACCATCATGCTTCGGCATCTGCTGCCCAATGCCATGGTGGCCACGCTGACCTTCATGCCGTTTATCCTCAATGGCTCGATCACGACTCTCACTTCGCTGGACTTCCTGGGCTTCGGCCTGCCGCCGGGTTCGCCTTCGCTGGGTGAATTGTTGGCGCAGGGTAAAAAGAATATCGAAGCGCCGTGGCTCGGCATCACCGGCTTCCTGTCCATTTCCATCATGCTCAGCCTGTTGATCTTCATAGGCGAAGCGGTGCGCGATGCCTTTGATCCGCGCAAGACATTTCACTAAGGAGGGAAGCTTATGACCAAGACACATTCTTCTGCGCCGCTTCTTTCCGTCAAGGATCTGTCTGTTGCCTTCCAGCAGGATGGCAAGGAACAGCTGGCTGTTGATCGCATTTCCTTCGATCTGGAAAAAGGCGAGACGCTGGCACTGGTGGGAGAATCCGGCTCGGGTAAATCTGTTTCTGCCCTGTCTATCCTCAAGCTGTTGCCCTATCCTTCGGCCTCGCATCCATCCGGACAAATATTGTTTGATGGGGAAGACCTCCTCAATGCACCGGACAAGAAGCTGCGGTCCGTGCGCGGCAACCGCATTTCCATGATCTTTCAGGAGCCGATGAGTTCGCTCAATCCGCTACACACAGTGGAGAAGCAGATCGGCGAAGTGCTTTCCATCCATCATGGCATGGGCGAAAAGCAGGCGCGAGCCCGCGTGCTGGAACTTCTCAATGATGTGGGCATCCGCGAACCGGAAAAGCGCCTCAAGAGCTATCCGCACCAGCTTTCGGGCGGCCAGCGTCAGCGCGTGATGATCGCCATGGCTCTCGCCAATGAGCCTGAGCTGCTCATTGCTGACGAACCCACCACGGCGCTTGACGTGACGGTTCAGGCGCAGATTCTGGATCTATTACGCAAGCTGCAAAAGACCCATGGCATGGCGCTTTTATTCATCACCCATGATCTAGGCATCGTCGAGAAACTGGCCGACAAGGTCTGCGTCATGACCAAGGGTGAAATCGTAGAGCGGGGAGCAACCAAGGAGTTGTTCGCCAATCCGAAGCACCCTTACACTAAACATCTGCTCAATTCAGAGCCAAGTGGCCGCGCGCGAGCTGTGGCTGATGATGCTCCTACCCTGCTTGAAACCGATGATCTTAAAGTCTGGTTCCCGATCAAGCGCGGCTTCATGCGCAAAACCGTGGGGCACATCAAGGCTGTTGACGGTATTTCCCTTGCTGTCCGGCAGGGAGAAACCCTCGGTATCGTGGGGGAATCCGGTTCAGGCAAGACGACGCTTGGTCTGGCTTTGCTGCGCATGATTTCATCCGAGGGTCCAATTGTATTTCAGGGCGATCATCTCGATGGCCTTAACAGCAAAGCCATGCGCGACAAGCGAGGCGACTTGCAGATCGTGTTTCAGGATCCGTTCGGGTCTCTTTCGCCGCGTATGTCCATTGCCCAGATCGTCGCCGAGGGGCTTGCCATTCATGCCCCAGAACTGAGCGATGAAGAGCGCGATGCAAAGGTAATCTCGGTGCTCCACGAAGTGGGCATCGATCCGGAAACCCGCCATCGCTATCCGCATGAATTTTCCGGAGGTCAGCGCCAGCGCATTTCCATTGCCCGCGCCATGGTGTTGGAGCCCAAATTCGTCATGCTGGACGAGCCGACCAGTGCGCTCGACATGAGCGTTCAGGCGCAGGTGGTGGATCTGTTGCGCGATCTTCAGGCCAAGCATGGCCTTACCTACCTGTTCATCAGCCACGACCTCAAGGTGGTCAGGGCCCTGTCCAACCGTGTCATTGTGATGCGCAACGGCAAGGTGGTCGAAGAGGGAACGGTGGAAACCATCTTCGAAGCGCCCAAGACCGACTATACCAAGGCCCTGATGGCAGCAGCCCTGCATATGGAAACTGCGCCGGAAGGTGTTGTCGCGGACTAGGCCAGTTTATTATTACTCACTTAATTAAGGCCTTGCGGCCGTTTGATCTTCTTTGGAACTTAAAATGAAAATTGCATTGACCGCAAAAGGTTGGGACCTTCCTGACTGGATCAAGAATCTCAAAAAGCAGCTCCCGGACGCCGAAATTTGCCTCTCTGACGATCTGGGCGACAAAGAGGCCATCGACTATGCGCTGGCATGGAAGGGGGACACGGCTTTTCTCAATGAGCTGCCAAATCTCAAGGCGATCTTTTCGCTTGGTGCCGGTGTCGAATTTCTGACCCAGGACCCCAATATATCCGACGTTCCCGTTGTGCGCGTCATCGGCGATGACCTTACACAGCGCATGTGTGAATATGTGGTGCTGAACGTTCTTATGCATCATCGCCACAGCCTACGCAGCATTGGCCTGCAGTCACGCAAGCATTGGGATCAGGTGCCCGATGCATCGGCCGAAGAATTTCGCGTGGGGATACTTGGGATCGGCGTGCTGGGCCTTGCTGCTGCGAAAAAGCTTCAGGTGCTGGGCTATCAGGTTTCCGGCTGGAGCCGCTCGCCAAAAGAAGTTGAAGATCTTGTGACCTATCACGGCGCAGACGGCCTTGAGGCCATGTTGGCGAAAACCGACATTCTCGTTTCGCTTTTGCCTCATACGCCTGAAACAGAAGGCATTCTCAATCTCGACCTGTTCAAGAAGCTCGCCAAAGACGGCCCGTTGGGAGGTCCGGTCATTATCAATGCCGGGCGCGGCAAGCTTCAGGTCGAGGCCGACATCGTCACCGCGATCAAGGAAGGTATCCTTGCTGGCGCTTCTCTTGATGTGTTTGAACAGGAGCCTTTGCCCGAAGACAGCCCGCTGTGGGATCTGCCCAATGTCATCATTACACCGCACATCGCTGCGGTCAGCGCCCCCTATGCAACGACCAAATGCATCTCAGACCAGATCAAGCGCAATGAAGCTGGCCTGCCGATGACAGGTGTCGTGGATCGGAGTGCGGGCTATTAGGCCCACTCTCCTTTTTCCTGCCCTTTGCTGACGGCTCTCCTATAAGGTCAGCCGACGAATAGCTCTGAGTTTGCCATATTCATTTTGTGCGATGCGGTCAATGGCACCCGCAAGCGGTTCGCGCGCCACTGCCATATGGTAACCATTGGCATGGAGAAGGGTTTCCGGATCGGTCATGATGCCCACATGTCCGGGCCAGAAAACAAGATCGCCACGCTTCAAGTCTGGCAGGCCTGCCGAGATATCAAGTGGCTCACCGGCTTCCTTTTCCTGCATGGATGCATCACGCAGCATCTTGATGCCTGCCATATCACAGGCGAGTTGAACAAGACCGGAGCAATCGAGCCCCAGTGAGCTTTTGCCACCCCACAGATATGGAGTCCCGATCAGGCTCTCGGCCACGGCAACGAAATCATCGGCGGTCTCGGAAATATCTTTCACATGCTGAGCAACAACCCAACCAGCCTCACCGTTCGGGGTCGGCATATTCAGCAGCTTTCTATAGCGCGTACCACGTTCTTCGACTTCTTCGCCAAGAATGAGCCCTGCCCCCAAGGACAGAAAAACCGCAGCAGGATATTTAAGGTCCGGACCGGGATAAACAAAGGTGCGAACGGCACAGACACGGTGGGTCGGAGCTCCGGCGGTGAATTCATCATTGAGCGGTCCGCCAAAAGGCCCCAAGACACTGGTGGGCATATAGCCCACATAGCCATCGCTTTCCAGCTGAACCCAGCTCCAGCCATTGGAGCCCTCTTCGAACAGCTTGACGACCTCTCCGAGCATCGCCTGACTATCAAGGCCACTGCGCCCGTCGGCGCCGGATTTGAGCGGAGCAACAGGGACTTGCACCCGCTTTAAGACAGGATCAATGAACCGCTCTGCTTCCACCTGCCCCTTGAGACGCATATCGGCAAGATCTGGGCGGAAAGCATTGAGCGAGGGATTAAGCATTGGATTATTCCTGTTGTGCGGCAAGATTTATATGCGTCGGTTATGGACTGGTTCAGCAGTTTCGAACCCGCCGAACCGTAAACGCGAAACCGGCCTTCCCACAAGGTCTAATCGGATATTGCGTGCACATTCTCAACGATCTTGTAACCCAGCTTATCGACATAGAGGGCCCCTTTGACGGTGCGCAGAACGACAACGTTGCGCTTGTCCTTGTCGTCCCGGCGGCGGGTCAAAAGACCGGTACGCCCCATGGTATCGAGCGCCCGCGTGATTGCAGGCTTGGTCACGCCAAGCTTTGTAGCAAGGCCTCGTACCGTGTGGGGTGGCGTTTCGAGATAGACGGTCAAAAGCACCATCATCTGTCTGGCTGACAGATCACTCTCTTCTTCCAACACCAACCCATGAGTTACATCATGCCATAACTTCAGCGCCTGACCTGCGCAAATATCGATAGCCATTATCTGTTCAATCTCCAGAAGCGAGGTTGGAGTCCCCATCCCGAATTCCACGTAAATTCGAATTCCTGTTTCTGCTTCCAAACAATTAATGCAGATTCATGCCTGTCAAGCAAGCTGCGGGAAAGGAGGCGTGCCTCCAATCCCCGGCAAATACAACCATTCGGAGTACCGATAAGTTATGACCAACTAACATCGTAGCGATTGCGGATCAGATTGTAGAGAGCGCGAATCCCCTGAGCTTCGCCCCCCTTTGGTCTGGCCGGTTGAGCAGCAGGGGCCCAGCCGAAGATGTCAAAATGAACCCAACTCTTGGCTTTGGACACAAAGCGCCGCAGGAAAAGAGCCGCCGTAATGGAGCCCGCAAAACCGTCCGATGAGATGTGATTCACATCGGCAATATCTGAAGACAATTTGGCGTCATAAGCGTCCCAGAGAGGCATATTCCAGAGAGGATCCCACTGTCTCTTGCTCTCAATCGCCAGGCTGTGAACCAGTTCACTGTCATCGCTGTAGAATGGAGGCAGATCCGGCCCCAACGCAACACGGGCGGCGCCCGTCAGGGTCGCCATATCGATCAGCATATCGGGCTCTTCTTCATCGGCAAGAGAAAGCGCATCAGCCAGAATCAAGCGACCTTCAGCATCGGTGTTGCCAATCTCTACCGTCAGCCCCTTGTGGCTTTGCAAAACATCACCGGGCCGGAAGGCATCCCCCCCTACGGAGTTTTCAACGGCAGGTATCAAGACGCGAAGTCGAACAGGAAGCTGTGCCGACATGATCATCGAGGCAAGGCCCAAAACATTGGCCGCGCCCCCCATATCCTTTTTCATGAGCGCCATGGAGCCGCCCGGCTTGATGTTGAGGCCGCCAGTATCAAAGCAGACCCCCTTGCCGACAAGCGTGATCTTGGGGTCGCTCTCTTTGCCCCAAATAAAATCGAGAAGGCGCGGAGCGCGTGTCGATGCTCGACCGACGGCATGAATCATCGGAAAGTTCTTATCAAGCAACGCGTCACCATGTGTTACTTCCAGCTTGGCGCCATAGGTATCAACCAGACCTCGCGTTACAGCCTCAAGATCATTCGGCCCCATGTCGTTGGATGGAATATTGATCAGATCGCGCGCCAGATTGCAGCCCTTTGCCTGTCGCAGAACCTCATCTTTATCAACCCCGTCCGGCCAATCAAGCTGCGGCAATGGCTTGGTGTTTTCCTTATAGCGATCAAACCGGTAACTCCCCAAATGCCACGCAAGCGTTGCCAGAAAGAGCAACTGGGGATCATCGCGAAAAGCCTCTGAATGTGCAAAATAGTAATTACCCGCAGGCAACTTGGCAGGCAGCAGACCAGGCAAAAGAGGCGAGGCCGTTTTGCTATCTGACTTGCCAAGTCCAAACAGGACAGCTTGGCAGGCTCCGTCCATGCCAGGAACCACACAAATCTCGCCCTCCTTGGCGGCAAAGCCGGTTGCCTCAACCCATTGGGTCGCCATGGCTGTAAACGCTTTTGGTACAAGCGTCTCAGCGTCGCTGTTGATGAAATAGATCGGGCAGGAATCAGTTATCTGGGGCATTTTTTTACTTTCTCATTTTTCTTTGCTCACTCAAAGATGGGCACACGAGCGGCGAGAATCAATCCGTCTTTGACTACAAGCGTAAAGCATTCCCCTAAAATCTCAAATGCTGGCCTGCCGCGACTTTCTTGCGAAACAATCAGCCAAATTCACTCAAATTTCGTGCAAATTGCGAGAATTAACCAAGCATTAGGGTTAATACTTTATTTCTGAAGAGAATGGCGCCGAGCCCTTTTGGGGTGCTTTTCTGTCGCCTGTTTGCCTGCGTCTTCAGAGGTTTGATCCATGTACGCCCAAATTAATGCCAAACCGTTCCCTTCCATGCGCAAGGTGATGCTTGCCGGATCAATCGCGCTGCTGGTTGCCGTCTCAGGCTGTTCATCCAATAAGAAGAGCAGCTCCTCATCGAGCCATCAGGGCACCAACTATGCAACAGTGGAAGCCTTGCAAGAG
This window of the uncultured Cohaesibacter sp. genome carries:
- a CDS encoding microcin C ABC transporter permease YejB, with product MGAYILRRLLLIIPTLVGIMAINFAVIQFAPGGPVERVIAQVTGTDVSATARISGGGSDFAGTGAGASGGGADVTSKYRGAQGLDPEFIKDLEKQFGFDKPPLERFLGMLGNYATFDFGNSYFRDIGVLQLIKEKMPVSISLGLWMTLISYMISIPLGIRKAVSDGSRFDVWTSAVIIVGYAIPGFLFAVLLIVLFAGGSFFDLFPLRGLVSDNFADLSWWEKILDYFWHLVLPLTALSLSAFATTTLLTKNSFLDEIRKQYVVTARAKGLTERQVLYGHVFRNAMLIVIAGFPGAFIGAFFGGSLLIETIFSLDGLGLLSFESVINRDYAVVFATLYIFSLMGLLISLVSDITYMLIDPRIDFESREV
- a CDS encoding MarR family transcriptional regulator — its product is MAIDICAGQALKLWHDVTHGLVLEEESDLSARQMMVLLTVYLETPPHTVRGLATKLGVTKPAITRALDTMGRTGLLTRRRDDKDKRNVVVLRTVKGALYVDKLGYKIVENVHAISD
- a CDS encoding YbaK/EbsC family protein, producing the protein MASKKSSKVRVQEAIDALGIDSQVVTMPDTTRTAEDAAAACGCAVAQIVKSLIFERHDNQQLVLLLIAGNNRADMDLAAKVIGSTLDRADPKKVRSETGFAIGGVAPIGHLCEMEVYMDPDLLTFETVWAAAGAPNAVFKVAPDELKQATGAKLLSEA
- a CDS encoding NlpC/P60 family protein, with product MLNPSLNAFRPDLADMRLKGQVEAERFIDPVLKRVQVPVAPLKSGADGRSGLDSQAMLGEVVKLFEEGSNGWSWVQLESDGYVGYMPTSVLGPFGGPLNDEFTAGAPTHRVCAVRTFVYPGPDLKYPAAVFLSLGAGLILGEEVEERGTRYRKLLNMPTPNGEAGWVVAQHVKDISETADDFVAVAESLIGTPYLWGGKSSLGLDCSGLVQLACDMAGIKMLRDASMQEKEAGEPLDISAGLPDLKRGDLVFWPGHVGIMTDPETLLHANGYHMAVAREPLAGAIDRIAQNEYGKLRAIRRLTL
- the pncB gene encoding nicotinate phosphoribosyltransferase, whose amino-acid sequence is MTIDLASRVYSHRWKIDPIVRSLIDTDFYKLLMAQSVFHNKPDVNVEFSLINRSKHIPLADLIDENELRAQLDYIRGLKLSRGESTWLRGNMFYGKRSMFHPDFMEWFENLSLPPYHLERVGNQYELTFKGSWPEVMLWEIPALSVIMELRSRAILHKMKRFELQILYARAMTRLWEKVAKLRAIGDVKIADFGTRRRHSFLWQDWCVQAMQEGLGDNFTGTSNCLIAMRREMEAIGTNAHELPMVYSALAENDEDLAYAPYRVLEDWQREHDGNLRIILPDTYGTKGFLERAPDWLTGWTGIRVDSGRPEEAAETAIQWWKDRGEDPRKKLIIFSDGLDVDQIGELYSKFHDRVRVSFGWGTLLTNDFRGLVPEDALSPFSLVCKAVSANGHPTVKLSDNPNKAMGPTDEIARYKRVFKVGEQEAMDVIV
- a CDS encoding ABC transporter permease, which gives rise to MSNKDMTKPAKPRFYDRLTPLNQRRLKSFKANRRGYISLWLFLALFIVTLFAELIANDKPLLVSYKGEILSPLLTDYPETKFGGFLPVTDYRDPFIQDEIDANGWILWAPIRYSYKTVNMDLPVPAPAPPSWMLDKEVRCAPFDNGVNDRNCTIGNWNWIGTDDQGRDVLARLIYGFRISVLFGLTLTFFSSIIGVTAGAVQGYFGGLTDLVFQRFIEIWTSVPQLYLLLIIAAIITPSFWILLSILLLFSWVALVGVVRAEFLRARNFEYVSAARALGVSNRTIMLRHLLPNAMVATLTFMPFILNGSITTLTSLDFLGFGLPPGSPSLGELLAQGKKNIEAPWLGITGFLSISIMLSLLIFIGEAVRDAFDPRKTFH
- a CDS encoding ABC transporter ATP-binding protein; this translates as MTKTHSSAPLLSVKDLSVAFQQDGKEQLAVDRISFDLEKGETLALVGESGSGKSVSALSILKLLPYPSASHPSGQILFDGEDLLNAPDKKLRSVRGNRISMIFQEPMSSLNPLHTVEKQIGEVLSIHHGMGEKQARARVLELLNDVGIREPEKRLKSYPHQLSGGQRQRVMIAMALANEPELLIADEPTTALDVTVQAQILDLLRKLQKTHGMALLFITHDLGIVEKLADKVCVMTKGEIVERGATKELFANPKHPYTKHLLNSEPSGRARAVADDAPTLLETDDLKVWFPIKRGFMRKTVGHIKAVDGISLAVRQGETLGIVGESGSGKTTLGLALLRMISSEGPIVFQGDHLDGLNSKAMRDKRGDLQIVFQDPFGSLSPRMSIAQIVAEGLAIHAPELSDEERDAKVISVLHEVGIDPETRHRYPHEFSGGQRQRISIARAMVLEPKFVMLDEPTSALDMSVQAQVVDLLRDLQAKHGLTYLFISHDLKVVRALSNRVIVMRNGKVVEEGTVETIFEAPKTDYTKALMAAALHMETAPEGVVAD
- a CDS encoding glyoxylate/hydroxypyruvate reductase A encodes the protein MKIALTAKGWDLPDWIKNLKKQLPDAEICLSDDLGDKEAIDYALAWKGDTAFLNELPNLKAIFSLGAGVEFLTQDPNISDVPVVRVIGDDLTQRMCEYVVLNVLMHHRHSLRSIGLQSRKHWDQVPDASAEEFRVGILGIGVLGLAAAKKLQVLGYQVSGWSRSPKEVEDLVTYHGADGLEAMLAKTDILVSLLPHTPETEGILNLDLFKKLAKDGPLGGPVIINAGRGKLQVEADIVTAIKEGILAGASLDVFEQEPLPEDSPLWDLPNVIITPHIAAVSAPYATTKCISDQIKRNEAGLPMTGVVDRSAGY
- a CDS encoding extracellular solute-binding protein; the protein is MSQILPSRGLCVLRAGFLSLALLSSGALNLIDGDGTANAVEFETWVHGSSLMGAPKYSEDFSHFDYVNPDAPKGGTARLGVTGSYDSFNPILTKGEAASGLGLIYETLFHPSYDEVSSSYGLLAEAMYVGQDFSFVKFRLRENARWHDGTPVTPEDVIWSFEKSIEVNPQRKFYYSHVKSAEITGEREVTFTFDQKDNRELPFIVGELMILPKHWWEGTDADGNKRDIGHATLEPPLGSGPYEIKSFSAGKYVEYGRADNYWGKDLNINIGSNNFDTVRYEFFRDDTVMFEAFKSGAYDFRVEAVAKTWATGYDFPAVKDGKVKMDVVPDHSSGVMLGFIPNLRREKFQDPRVREALNYVFNFEEMNRALFYDQYSRVNSYYYGTELASSGQAKGKVLELLEPLRDQIPASAFGTYENPKVESREDLRDNLKKALELFKQAGWEPKTEVDEAKRDDGFFHKIMVMVGLASDPTKIVMRNDRGEAFEIEYLLNGGAFERVALRLQASLERVGIKLIPRVVDSAQYVNRVRNRDYDMVYLGWGQSLSPGNEQREFFGSASADRDGSANYAGIKNPAVDALIEKVIYAKDRDDLIAAGKALDRVLLSNYYVIPGWTMPATRIAYWNKFGHPNPLPMITIGFPTIWWSAEGAQ